The following are from one region of the Canis lupus dingo isolate Sandy chromosome 19, ASM325472v2, whole genome shotgun sequence genome:
- the ABHD18 gene encoding protein ABHD18 isoform X4, whose translation MARPMIKEARMASLLLENPYYGCRKPKDQIRSSLKNVSDLFVMGGALVLESTALLHWLEREGYGPLGMTGISMGGHMASLAVSNWPKPMPLIPCLSWSTASGVFTTGVLSKSINWRELEKQYYTQTVYEEEIIHMLEYCGTDSFKMGQEFVKRFPISTDKLTNLNLVSRTLNLDMTDQVVSQKPSECHKSSKTSISATSEGLLLQDTSKMESFNQTLPTNKSNYTSCNPQSYHLLSKEQRRNNLQKESLIFMKGVMDECTHVANFSVPVDPSLIIVVQAKEDAYIPRTGVRSLQEIWPGCEIRYLEGGHISAYLFKQGLFRRAIYDAFERFLRKYAN comes from the exons AAGGTCCAGCTTAAAAAACGTGTCTGACCTTTTTGTGATGGGAGGAGCTCTTGTTTTAGAATCTACAGCTCTCTTGCACTGGCTAGAGAGAGAGGGTTATGGACCTCTAGGAATGACCGGAATATCCATGGGAGGACAT ATGGCTTCCTTAGCAGTATCCAACTGGCCTAAGCCCATGCCGTTGATTCCATGTTTGTCTTGGTCCACAGCATCTGGGGTCTTCACTACG GGTGTGCTGAGTAAATCAATTAATTGGAGAGAGCTGGAAAAGCAGTATTATACACAGACAGTTTATGAAGAAGAAATTATTCACATGCTTGAATATTGTGGA ACAGATTCTTTCAAAATGGGACAAGAGTTTGTGAAACGCTTCCCTATCAGCACAGACAAGCTAACTAACCTTAATCTGGTTTCTAGAACTTTAAATTTAGATATGACAGACCAAGTTGTATCCCAAAAACCTAGTGAGTGCCATAAATCTAGTAAAACATCTATCAGTGCCACATCAGAAGGACTCTTACTGCAAGACACCTCTAAGATGGAATCCTTCAATCAAACACTTCCAACCAACAAAAGTAATTATACAAGTTGCAATCCACAGTCATATCACCTACTTagtaaagaacaaagaagaaacaatCTTCAGAAAGAATCTTTAATATTCATGAAAGGAGTCATGGATGAATGTACTCATGTGGCAAATTTCTCAG TTCCAGTTGATCCAAGCCTTATTATAGTGGTGCAAGCCAAAGAAGATGCTTATATTCCACGAACAGGAGTTCGAAGTCTACAAGAAATTTGGCCCGGCTGTGAAATCCGATATCTAGAAGGGGGTCATATTAGTGCTTATCTGTTTAAACAAGGACTCTTCAG acGAGCCATCTATGATGCATTTGAACGCTTCCTCCGTAAATATGCTAACTAA
- the ABHD18 gene encoding protein ABHD18 isoform X5, translated as MGGALVLESTALLHWLEREGYGPLGMTGISMGGHMASLAVSNWPKPMPLIPCLSWSTASGVFTTGVLSKSINWRELEKQYYTQTVYEEEIIHMLEYCGTDSFKMGQEFVKRFPISTDKLTNLNLVSRTLNLDMTDQVVSQKPSECHKSSKTSISATSEGLLLQDTSKMESFNQTLPTNKSNYTSCNPQSYHLLSKEQRRNNLQKESLIFMKGVMDECTHVANFSVPVDPSLIIVVQAKEDAYIPRTGVRSLQEIWPGCEIRYLEGGHISAYLFKQGLFRRAIYDAFERFLRKYAN; from the exons ATGGGAGGAGCTCTTGTTTTAGAATCTACAGCTCTCTTGCACTGGCTAGAGAGAGAGGGTTATGGACCTCTAGGAATGACCGGAATATCCATGGGAGGACAT ATGGCTTCCTTAGCAGTATCCAACTGGCCTAAGCCCATGCCGTTGATTCCATGTTTGTCTTGGTCCACAGCATCTGGGGTCTTCACTACG GGTGTGCTGAGTAAATCAATTAATTGGAGAGAGCTGGAAAAGCAGTATTATACACAGACAGTTTATGAAGAAGAAATTATTCACATGCTTGAATATTGTGGA ACAGATTCTTTCAAAATGGGACAAGAGTTTGTGAAACGCTTCCCTATCAGCACAGACAAGCTAACTAACCTTAATCTGGTTTCTAGAACTTTAAATTTAGATATGACAGACCAAGTTGTATCCCAAAAACCTAGTGAGTGCCATAAATCTAGTAAAACATCTATCAGTGCCACATCAGAAGGACTCTTACTGCAAGACACCTCTAAGATGGAATCCTTCAATCAAACACTTCCAACCAACAAAAGTAATTATACAAGTTGCAATCCACAGTCATATCACCTACTTagtaaagaacaaagaagaaacaatCTTCAGAAAGAATCTTTAATATTCATGAAAGGAGTCATGGATGAATGTACTCATGTGGCAAATTTCTCAG TTCCAGTTGATCCAAGCCTTATTATAGTGGTGCAAGCCAAAGAAGATGCTTATATTCCACGAACAGGAGTTCGAAGTCTACAAGAAATTTGGCCCGGCTGTGAAATCCGATATCTAGAAGGGGGTCATATTAGTGCTTATCTGTTTAAACAAGGACTCTTCAG acGAGCCATCTATGATGCATTTGAACGCTTCCTCCGTAAATATGCTAACTAA